The window CCAGTAAGACCTCAAAACATTACAACACacctataaaatataagaaatgcagtcaggcatggtggctcacgcctataatcctagcactctgggaggccaaggcaggacgattgcttgagctcaggagttcgagaccagcctgaccaagcgccagaccccgtctctactaaaaataggaaaattagcccagtggcatggcacacacctgtagtcccagctacttgggaggctgaggcaggaggatcaggtgagctcaggagtcttaggatacagtgagctatgaacacaCCGCTTCATTCTAGCTGGGGGAACAGAGTGAGGCTGTctcacaaaaattgaaaaaaaaaaaagaaagaaagacagaaaagcccTCATCATGTCATGTCATGTCCTGGTGGTCAAAGTGTTCACCCTCTCACTGGAGATGCCTCCCATGGTTGCTGAGCAGGGGTCTTACTTGTCCCCTCCACACCCCAACCATCCCCAGCGGACGGCCCCCTCAACGGCGCAGAGCAGAGGCAAGACTCAGCTGGAACATGCAATGAAATTTATTGAACAGAAACATTTACTGCAACCactggagagaagggaatgaCAACAGGGACAGCAACTGATGACGGCCACTGGAGGCCACAGGTCCCAGGGCCCTCGTCCTGGGCTCCCTGGCCAGGCGCCTCCTCTGACCAGCCCCCGCATCTGCCCCTGGCCGGGAGGCTGGACTCTGGCAACGTCCACTCCCTTCAGGGACCCCCTCCCGGCCCACCCGCTGGGGCGAGGCCCTGCCCTATGGCCGGCACAGGACAGTCACGGGACACTGGAAAAAACAGCAGGACACACCCCACCACAtcgaggaaactgagtcacaaggGACAGCAGGGGTGGACGTCAAAGCACAGCCCCCGGTCCGTCCCTGGTCCAGCTCTTCTCCCCGAGGTCACGGGGTGCACGTCCCCGCCCCCCTCGTGGTCGTCCTTCCCGCTGCCTCCTGGGACTGTGCTCCGGGTCTCCGGGGAGGAGCTGCTCGGGTAAGAACACACACATCTCCGCGAGGACAAGCTGCGGTAGGCCTAAATCTACTCGGAGAAAGCAGAGGCTGAGCTCACGACACTGCACGACAGCGAGCAGAGCCCGGGCTGGCACCGAAGCCCACAGCACGTGCCCGGGGCCGAGAGGCGGCTGGCCGGGCAGGCCGGGACGTGGCCCCCGGGGCTGGCGCACACACAGCGGCTTTGCACAGGAACGGTGGCTGGTGGCCGGGGGGCGCGTGTGCTTGACACGTGGGTCACTACGGGGCCTACACGGATAAGGGTGGGCCTCCCAGAACAGGGCTCTGCCTGTCCCGGGGACGGTGAACGGGGGGGCCCCtctggggaggcccaggcagccgGCACCCTTGAGACGGCCTCTGTCCCTCTAAGGTCTCCCGGTCCAGTGCGGGTGGCAGACGTCTTCGGGTGCCCTCACCCAGGCCGCTCACGGGTGCTTCCAGGCCGGCTGCCCGAGTTGGCAGGGtttggggctggggccaggtgcggtggtgtCACGGCAGGggtgcctctcccctccccattggGTGGCAAACATGGTCATTTGGGATCACCAagaagggtgggggaagggccggggatggtggctggggcccctgggggaggtgggaggcccCTGGGCCTTCTGAGCCTGTTTGCCTGAGGAGGACTTGGGGCGGCTCAtgtcccctgccctgtcctcctcTCCCTACTCCTCCCCATCCAGGGGGGCCTCCTCGGCCTCCTGGTCTCCCGCCTGGGCCCGGCTCTCGGGCACCCGGCCAGGACCTCCTGGGCTCGCCCCAGAAACACTGCATATGTGGGCTGTGGGGGGAGTCCCAGGGGCCTCAGTGGGTCCTGCCTGACCCAGGCCCGCAGGGGCAGGGACACTGTCGTCTTCCTGAGCGGCAGGGGAGGCCTCGGCGACCTCTTCAGGTGCAGGGGAGGCCTGGGCGGCTCCCGGGATACCGGCAGTAACCTGGGCAGCATCTGCACGGACAGGAACAGCCTGGCTGGCACCGTCACGGGCTGGGGATGCCTCAGCTGCGCCTCCCGTGGCAGGGGCGGCCTGGGTGGCAGCTGGGTCTCCACCCTCCCCAGGGGTCCCTTCCTCTTTTGTGCGTAGCTCCTGCTCCATCACATCTAGAACCGCCTCCCAGGCCTCGGTCTCCCGAATGAGTcgcagcagccctaggaagccAGGCGGCCTCCTCTCTAGCCGCATCCTCCGCAGCTTGTCCCGCAGCGTCGCGTTGGGCCGGGCCTGCAGCAGCACCTGCCGGGCTCGCACCTGGTCTGCGATGGCCGGGTGGAAGGCCCCCTTCTCTATGGCCTCATGCAGCAGGCGTTCCAGGCGCACCACGTAGGCAAACAGATTCTCCTCGGGACGCTGCGCGCAGGTCAGGAACATCAGCCGTGCCCTTACCCGGGTGTCCTTGCTCCCAAACACCTGCACGAGCTCGGCCAGGCAGTCCTGCACTGGGGTGTCAGGATTCTCTGCCAGGAGGCCACACATGAGATCCAGGGCAGGGCCCCCCAGGCTCTCCATCAGccgcctcctcctctccctttcagATATGTTGCGCCACAGGTACAGCATGTCCTTGGCATGGCTCAGCCAGCTCTCAAAGAACTCTTCCCTGCGGCCTGGCTCTTCCATTCCAGTAAAGGTTCTCAGTGGCTGGTAGGGCAAGTTTTCCAACATAGCCTCCAAAGCCTGCCTCAAGTGCTCGGCCCAGCTTCTGGCCCCATTTGTTTCTTCTGCGAAGTGCAAGACTTCTACCTCACCTagagctcctgcctcacctgcagcccctgccaTACCCACAGCTCCTGTCACACCTGCAACTCCTGTAACACCTGCAGCTCCCTCATCACccgcagctcctgcctctcctgctgctgcttctccacctacacctgctgcctctcctgcagctcctcccTCACccgcagctcctgcctctcctgtagCTCCTGACTCTCCTctagctcctgcctctcctgaagctgctgcagctcctgcctcacctgcagctcctgcctcacctgcagctcctgcctcacctgcagctcctgcttctcctgcctctcctgcacctcctgcctctcctgtaCCTCCTGCcactcctgcagctcctgcctctcctgcagctcctgcctctcctgcagctcctgcctctcctgcacctcctgcctcacctgctgctgcttcttcacctgctgctgcttcttcacctgctgctgcttcttcacctgcagctcctgcctcacctgcagctcctgacTCACCTgtagctcctgcctcacctgcaccTCCTGccactcctgcctctcctgcagctcctgactCTCCTgtagctcctgcctcacctgtagctcctgcctctcctgcagctcctgactCTCCTGTAGCTtctgcctcacctgcagctcctgcctctcctgcagctcctgactCTCCTGTAGCTCCTGCCTcaccagctgctgcttcttcacCTGTAGCTCCTGCCtgtcctgcagctcctgcctctcctgctacTGCTTcttcacctgcagctcctgcctctcctgcagctcctgcctctcctgaagatcctgcctctcctgcacctcctgcctctcctgcacctcctgcctctcctgtccctcctgcagctcctgcctctcctgcagctcctgcctcaacTGCTGCTCCTGCCTCACTTGAAATATCTGCCACAACTGCAGCCCCTGCCATGCCTGCGGTTCCTGCCTCACCTGCCCATCTGGCCACTGCTTGACCCTGGGGCCTTGCAGGGAAATCGGGTCTGTCCTGTAAGTCAGCATcatgggcctggggcaggaagatcacaGTCCAGGGTCCCCCCTTGCCTGGTATCTGTCGCGGGATCACACTTCGGTTTAGATAGTCTGCAAACTCGaccagggctgccctggcccccagctcctTTCTGAAGACCTTGCCGAGCACTCGGTACCTGCCCAGGGGCCACAGCGCAGCCTGCACGGCCTCCTGGAATTCGTCCTCCCGGCAGTCGTCAGGGATGCCCAGGATGAGCAGGGAGCGCTGCGCGTTCACGCCCAGGCAGCGGCACCAGTCCTGCAGTGTCGCCAGTGCCATGGCCAGGGACTCGGGGGAGTTCATGGTACAGAGGTGTGTGCTGATGGTTGCTGACTGTCTGTCGCAATCTCTGTGGAGGCCTGAGTGTGCAGGGGAGAGAAGCATGTCTGCGCCACGCACCCACTCCTACTGCTCAGCTTCCCC of the Lemur catta isolate mLemCat1 chromosome X, mLemCat1.pri, whole genome shotgun sequence genome contains:
- the LOC123628826 gene encoding paraneoplastic antigen Ma6F-like, whose protein sequence is MNSPESLAMALATLQDWCRCLGVNAQRSLLILGIPDDCREDEFQEAVQAALWPLGRYRVLGKVFRKELGARAALVEFADYLNRSVIPRQIPGKGGPWTVIFLPQAHDADLQDRPDFPARPQGQAVARWAGEAGATGESGAAGEAGAAGEEAAAGEEAAAGEEAAAGEAGGAGEAGAAGEAGAAGEAGAAGVAGGTGEAGGAGEAGEAGAAGEAGAAGEAGAAGEAGAAAASGEAGARGESGATGEAGAAGEVEVLHFAEETNGARSWAEHLRQALEAMLENLPYQPLRTFTGMEEPGRREEFFESWLSHAKDMLYLWRNISERERRRRLMESLGGPALDLMCGLLAENPDTPVQDCLAELVQVFGSKDTRVRARLMFLTCAQRPEENLFAYVVRLERLLHEAIEKGAFHPAIADQVRARQVLLQARPNATLRDKLRRMRLERRPPGFLGLLRLIRETEAWEAVLDVMEQELRTKEEGTPGEGGDPAATQAAPATGGAAEASPARDGASQAVPVRADAAQVTAGIPGAAQASPAPEEVAEASPAAQEDDSVPAPAGLGQAGPTEAPGTPPTAHICSVSGASPGGPGRVPESRAQAGDQEAEEAPLDGEE